Below is a genomic region from Desulfobacterales bacterium.
TACCTCACTGAGTGCTATAGTGCGGACAAATACGATTTATAAAACTAGGCATTTCGCACGGTGGGCACGAAAGATCGGTTTAAACGATTCGCTGCTGGAATCAGCCGTTCTCGAAATTCAGCGTGGATTGCTGGAAGCCGATCTTGGCGGTGGGATTGTGAAAAAGCGTATTGCTTTG
It encodes:
- a CDS encoding type II toxin-antitoxin system RelE/ParE family toxin, encoding MLIVSPDQEKNLNQPFAVQINNKHIVRWSRFDPTYTKASLKVENVPISTGSNYILQSTSLSAIVRTNTIYKTRHFARWARKIGLNDSLLESAVLEIQRGLLEADLGGGIVKKRIAL